One window of Botrimarina mediterranea genomic DNA carries:
- the avs2 gene encoding AVAST type 2 anti-phage system protein Avs2 → MQWNQLRAPQEHSFEELCCQLAACEPVADGARFIRNGTPDAGVECYWRLATGDEWCWQAKWFLSSLGSSQWNQLSSSFQTAFEKHPRLRRYYVCLPQDFSDARGQGKKSAQTKWEAWVKKWTTYAEKQGRQIQFELWGSHQLTARLTQPSARGAHWYWFNATVMTPAWFAKLAEQSVANAHDRYTPWLNVDTQTKVSLEVGKRSEPFWQGLSDSLRDLRTTEPSGSHIGEHPSIDVAYEQLRSVFQRLVDSLSEWTLAQHEGDTWTQIGNVSLDDWEQIVSETLDAIDTCRSSLSEAEEKQQAEQGASQRPETHGNPFRDAAHRLSKFGTAVYGFRNFVINAERCGVNSTNHLLVGEAGQGKTHLLCDLLLRDIQQGRPAILFLGEQFNNSDPWGQMISLAGLNCDREQFLGALQAAAQASGKPAILYFDALNEGEGLRLWKKHLAGLAAEIELWDWLQLCLSVRDVYEGQVVPDEVAKRCCRIEHEGFSENTYAAASHFFAVFGIEPSAPLLEPEFDNPLFLKLFCKGIRDSGQTRVPTGLRGVSEVFGFLVDALDRKLSQPDCLDYDAKDRVVRQAVDRLADKMVELGDDHVPKAVARQLLDDLLPRVGHSNSLLGRLSAESLLTVTTDWQAWNSESPEEVVRFAYQRMSDHFFVQRVLTNYVDRHEPEVAFREGGHLDEYVSEDDACWDHGGIIEALAIQLPEHCGRELPNLAPQVATNDIVQTAMLESLVWRNANAFSDESFDYINGTLMASRQGDVFNAMVSLAPIPGHPLNADRLHRVLASMPMPDRDAQWSLFLNGEWGEKRAVERLIDWAQNRGAALAFGNEVVRLAAVALTWFLTSSDRRLRDRATKGLVRLFSCRLALLKPLIEHFADVDDDYVTERLMAVTFGAGSRSTANEDLWGLARYLYERVFADGEPPVHILIRDYARQTVELALLRGADFEVNLSLLRPPYNSRWPEDSEIPSREEVAKLSGTSFHAHIYSDYGNFAKYVTDFSEWCNTPLDGSKPRLPKREQQEFQASLTSRQADSFAFLLRVHRNYRRIQRRRSTTEADFRQESRAEKRFEAALETFLATLRLGSKKRLRFEAYLADYFEAPWDFDHARKINYQAARRWMVKRVAELGWTAKRFQLFDQDFRTDIEAVNSRESIGKKYCWIALYEMQARCADTYQRKDQNFDNGGVCEGPWEIGYCRDIDPSLLVASTGRQVYQNFTRTWWFDVPFDAWQSPVDDVEWLETTGNLPDPKDLLTVVGPDGVRWVTLDGYYEWEQPTRPGYRHWELPTRHVWYQVRGYFVRKADLPNLLEWSKTKKWEADAMPSRDNWNYSVFLGEIYWGRSYAYSAWEEDQDERWTRGSFDSCPVPVIIATSRYQQEHTASDCALDDGVYFDLPCKYLVDQLGLSTGGEDGHWYDKDGLLVAFDPSVTNEGASTLLFREDSLHRILREGDLVLFWALSGKRGRSGGPDPHTEYLGHTSIRGVYLLQDEQLTGSYDTTFHTRGSGS, encoded by the coding sequence ATGCAATGGAACCAGCTACGTGCCCCGCAAGAACATTCGTTCGAGGAGCTTTGCTGCCAACTGGCCGCTTGTGAGCCGGTAGCCGATGGAGCTCGCTTTATCCGTAACGGAACCCCAGACGCGGGCGTCGAGTGCTATTGGCGCCTCGCCACCGGCGACGAATGGTGCTGGCAGGCCAAATGGTTTCTCAGTTCCCTGGGTAGCAGCCAGTGGAACCAGCTAAGCAGTTCGTTCCAGACGGCGTTTGAGAAGCACCCAAGGCTCCGACGGTACTACGTTTGCCTGCCGCAGGATTTTTCTGACGCCCGTGGCCAGGGGAAGAAATCGGCACAAACTAAGTGGGAGGCGTGGGTAAAAAAATGGACGACTTACGCTGAGAAGCAAGGGCGTCAGATTCAGTTCGAACTATGGGGCTCTCACCAGTTGACGGCGCGGCTCACCCAGCCAAGCGCCCGCGGCGCTCATTGGTACTGGTTCAATGCTACGGTGATGACGCCGGCGTGGTTCGCTAAGCTTGCCGAGCAGAGCGTCGCCAACGCCCACGACCGATACACGCCATGGCTCAACGTCGATACGCAGACAAAAGTCAGTCTTGAAGTTGGCAAGAGGTCGGAGCCGTTCTGGCAAGGGCTTTCGGATAGCCTACGAGACTTGCGGACGACTGAACCATCTGGGAGCCATATTGGGGAGCATCCATCTATTGACGTAGCCTACGAGCAGCTGCGTAGCGTGTTCCAACGCCTCGTCGACTCATTGAGCGAGTGGACGCTAGCGCAGCATGAAGGAGATACCTGGACACAGATCGGAAACGTCTCGCTAGACGATTGGGAACAGATTGTGTCCGAGACACTCGATGCCATCGACACTTGTCGCTCCAGCTTAAGTGAAGCTGAGGAGAAGCAACAGGCGGAACAGGGAGCGTCGCAACGCCCCGAAACGCACGGCAATCCATTCCGCGACGCAGCACACCGTTTGAGCAAGTTTGGTACTGCCGTATACGGCTTTCGCAACTTTGTCATCAATGCCGAACGTTGCGGCGTCAACAGTACGAATCACCTGTTGGTTGGAGAAGCTGGCCAAGGTAAGACACATCTCTTGTGCGACTTGCTTCTAAGGGATATCCAGCAGGGCCGACCTGCAATTCTCTTCCTCGGAGAGCAATTCAACAACTCCGACCCCTGGGGACAGATGATCTCTTTGGCCGGATTGAACTGTGACCGAGAGCAGTTCCTCGGCGCCTTGCAAGCAGCCGCTCAAGCGAGTGGCAAGCCGGCAATTCTCTACTTCGACGCTTTGAACGAGGGTGAAGGGCTGCGTCTTTGGAAGAAGCACTTGGCCGGCCTAGCGGCTGAGATCGAGCTTTGGGATTGGCTCCAGTTGTGCTTGTCGGTACGAGACGTTTACGAGGGACAAGTGGTCCCTGACGAGGTCGCCAAACGATGCTGTCGGATCGAGCACGAAGGCTTTTCCGAGAACACATATGCCGCAGCGAGCCACTTCTTCGCTGTGTTTGGAATCGAACCCTCAGCGCCGCTCCTGGAGCCCGAGTTTGACAACCCGCTGTTTCTCAAGCTGTTTTGCAAAGGCATCCGCGACTCGGGTCAGACACGCGTCCCTACCGGTCTCCGCGGGGTATCAGAGGTTTTTGGCTTCCTCGTCGATGCGTTGGACCGGAAGCTCTCGCAGCCCGACTGCCTCGACTACGACGCAAAGGATCGCGTCGTGCGCCAAGCGGTTGATCGCTTGGCCGACAAGATGGTAGAGCTTGGTGACGACCACGTTCCCAAGGCGGTTGCTAGGCAGCTGCTTGACGACTTGCTGCCACGTGTCGGGCACAGCAATTCACTCCTTGGCCGGCTGTCGGCGGAATCGTTGCTGACGGTGACGACCGACTGGCAGGCGTGGAACTCTGAGTCACCGGAAGAGGTGGTGCGATTTGCTTATCAGCGAATGTCAGACCATTTCTTCGTGCAGCGGGTCCTCACTAACTATGTCGATCGGCACGAACCGGAAGTTGCCTTTCGCGAAGGCGGGCATTTGGACGAATACGTCAGCGAGGACGACGCTTGCTGGGACCACGGTGGCATCATTGAGGCGTTGGCGATTCAGCTGCCGGAGCACTGCGGTCGGGAGTTGCCCAATCTTGCTCCTCAGGTCGCGACGAATGACATTGTGCAGACCGCGATGCTCGAAAGCCTCGTTTGGCGAAACGCCAACGCTTTTAGCGATGAGAGCTTTGACTACATCAACGGTACGTTGATGGCGAGCCGCCAAGGCGACGTTTTCAACGCGATGGTTTCGCTCGCACCAATTCCCGGCCATCCTCTGAACGCGGACCGGCTCCATCGCGTGCTTGCTTCGATGCCGATGCCTGATCGAGATGCGCAGTGGTCGCTGTTCCTGAATGGCGAATGGGGCGAGAAGCGAGCCGTTGAGCGGCTGATCGACTGGGCACAGAATCGCGGCGCCGCACTCGCCTTTGGGAATGAAGTGGTCCGTTTGGCCGCCGTTGCCTTGACGTGGTTTTTGACCTCCTCGGACCGGCGGTTACGAGACAGGGCGACGAAAGGTCTTGTGCGACTGTTCTCGTGCCGGCTTGCGTTACTGAAGCCGCTCATTGAGCACTTCGCGGATGTCGATGATGACTACGTCACCGAAAGGCTGATGGCCGTCACATTCGGGGCCGGCTCTCGCAGCACTGCGAATGAGGACCTTTGGGGCTTGGCTCGCTATCTCTACGAGCGAGTCTTTGCGGACGGGGAGCCGCCTGTCCACATACTCATCCGCGATTATGCTCGCCAAACGGTCGAGCTGGCGCTCCTTCGCGGAGCTGACTTCGAAGTTAACCTGAGTCTTCTCCGACCGCCCTACAACAGTCGTTGGCCCGAGGACTCTGAGATTCCTTCCCGTGAAGAGGTCGCCAAACTCTCGGGAACATCGTTCCACGCCCACATCTACAGCGACTACGGCAACTTTGCGAAATATGTGACCGACTTCAGCGAATGGTGCAATACGCCCCTCGATGGTTCAAAGCCAAGGCTCCCTAAGCGTGAACAACAGGAATTCCAGGCGTCTTTAACGAGCAGGCAAGCCGATAGTTTCGCGTTCTTGCTCCGAGTTCACAGGAACTACCGGCGCATACAGCGGCGGAGGTCCACCACGGAAGCGGATTTCCGCCAAGAATCGCGAGCAGAGAAGCGATTTGAAGCAGCACTGGAAACGTTCCTTGCCACGCTTCGCCTCGGCAGTAAAAAGCGACTACGGTTTGAAGCCTATTTGGCTGACTACTTTGAAGCCCCGTGGGACTTTGATCACGCGAGAAAGATCAACTATCAGGCCGCGCGCCGGTGGATGGTGAAGCGGGTCGCAGAACTTGGCTGGACGGCGAAGCGGTTCCAGTTGTTCGATCAGGATTTTCGCACTGACATCGAAGCGGTTAACTCGCGCGAAAGCATCGGGAAAAAGTACTGCTGGATTGCCCTCTACGAAATGCAGGCGCGATGCGCAGACACGTACCAAAGAAAGGATCAGAACTTTGATAATGGCGGTGTCTGCGAGGGGCCGTGGGAGATCGGCTATTGTCGCGACATCGACCCCTCCTTGCTGGTTGCTTCGACCGGACGGCAGGTCTATCAGAACTTCACCCGGACGTGGTGGTTCGATGTCCCCTTCGATGCTTGGCAATCGCCCGTCGACGATGTCGAGTGGTTGGAAACGACCGGTAACCTACCTGATCCGAAGGACCTTTTGACGGTTGTCGGCCCAGACGGAGTGCGTTGGGTGACGCTTGACGGATATTACGAGTGGGAGCAGCCGACTCGCCCTGGCTATCGCCACTGGGAATTGCCTACGCGTCACGTCTGGTACCAAGTGCGGGGGTACTTCGTCCGGAAAGCAGACCTTCCAAACTTGCTTGAATGGTCGAAAACGAAGAAATGGGAGGCGGACGCGATGCCAAGTCGCGACAACTGGAACTACAGCGTCTTCCTTGGCGAGATCTACTGGGGTCGTTCTTATGCCTACTCGGCCTGGGAAGAAGATCAGGACGAACGCTGGACTCGAGGCAGCTTCGATTCCTGCCCGGTGCCAGTCATTATTGCGACCTCTCGCTACCAACAGGAGCATACAGCGTCGGACTGTGCGCTAGACGATGGAGTCTACTTCGATTTGCCGTGCAAGTACCTCGTTGATCAACTGGGTCTATCGACGGGTGGGGAAGATGGGCACTGGTACGACAAGGACGGCCTGCTAGTGGCTTTCGACCCGTCAGTTACCAACGAAGGGGCTTCGACACTGCTGTTCCGAGAGGACAGCCTTCACCGTATTCTTCGGGAAGGAGACCTTGTGCTTTTCTGGGCGCTGAGCGGCAAGCGGGGACGGTCGGGAGGCCCTGACCCCCATACGGAATACCTCGGGCATACGTCGATCCGTGGGGTCTATCTTCTTCAAGATGAGCAGCTGACAGGTAGCTATGACACGACCTTCCATACGCGGGGCTCAGGATCGTGA
- a CDS encoding 5-methylcytosine restriction system specificity protein McrC codes for MSVSKIPIQNIYYLLAYAWDHFHGGEECDIDPTQCPDIHNLLAMLLGNGVRRLATRGIDKHYHAVRETTAKLRGRVEVLESHRRMTHVSGRMICEFDELTANTLPNRILKSTCERLLASGSQLTVENRQLIRYSLRLLHDVEPVRIESRLFRRFQLHRNNRHYRLLMHVCRLLHDVHLPSEQAGGRRFKNILEDETVMHQLFENFVRQFAVRHCRDAKVSAMQIVWDGEWEEEVGAVLPIMETDVTLNRPDRKTILDCKYYKHALVSRNDRYRLHSSHLYQLTAYLQNKSRDQGWATVEGILLYPAVNHQLDLDFELLGHRIGIKSIDLDRPWSDIHNGLLRLLS; via the coding sequence ATGAGCGTCTCAAAGATTCCGATCCAGAACATCTACTACCTACTCGCCTACGCGTGGGACCACTTCCACGGCGGTGAAGAGTGCGACATCGATCCGACCCAGTGCCCGGATATCCACAACCTGCTGGCGATGCTGCTGGGCAATGGCGTTCGCAGATTAGCGACGCGCGGCATCGATAAGCACTACCACGCCGTTCGGGAAACGACCGCGAAGCTACGCGGGCGGGTCGAAGTGCTGGAGAGCCATCGCCGGATGACGCACGTCTCCGGCAGGATGATCTGCGAGTTCGACGAACTAACCGCCAACACGCTTCCCAACCGGATCCTGAAGAGCACTTGCGAGCGACTTCTCGCGTCCGGCTCGCAGCTCACCGTCGAGAACCGGCAGCTCATCCGTTACTCTCTGCGTCTCTTACACGACGTTGAGCCGGTGCGGATCGAGTCACGGCTTTTCCGTCGGTTCCAGCTGCACCGCAATAACCGGCACTACCGCTTATTGATGCACGTCTGCCGGCTACTGCACGACGTCCACCTTCCTTCCGAGCAGGCGGGCGGGCGCCGCTTCAAGAACATCCTCGAAGACGAAACAGTCATGCACCAGCTGTTCGAGAACTTTGTCCGACAGTTCGCAGTGCGGCATTGTCGTGATGCGAAGGTTAGCGCTATGCAGATTGTTTGGGATGGCGAGTGGGAGGAAGAGGTGGGAGCTGTACTGCCAATCATGGAAACCGACGTGACCCTTAATCGACCAGATCGCAAGACGATCCTCGACTGCAAGTATTACAAGCACGCCCTGGTCTCTAGAAATGATCGGTACCGCTTGCATTCCTCGCACCTCTATCAGCTCACGGCATATCTGCAGAACAAGTCCCGTGATCAGGGGTGGGCAACAGTTGAGGGGATCTTGCTCTACCCTGCGGTGAATCACCAGCTCGACTTAGATTTTGAGTTGCTCGGTCACCGGATTGGTATCAAGAGCATCGACCTCGACCGGCCATGGTCAGACATCCACAACGGGCTGTTGCGTCTCCTGAGTTAG
- a CDS encoding acyl-CoA dehydrogenase family protein: MRLKLCGGVGLLLIALACLPANAQTDLGGGNSEAALLSLQDRQRRGDDAFVLQSDLNAVIRQGGGGACASAAAIDAVQALRLMAGLEPIENPHRAALEAFAVQDELLNGRVTNEQLIRLLQGYAKKHLRGWELRVEVASTPHRPFSPQAEPWATDEAPDLTLEPGTLKIVTYNVTTSEGELLGRHFVLLKSVDGDTLYAVDPQSPLRSTSFTLEPRDTGKWGNRIFLIPPAKANATSTNELDTVFTLLMRKSEATVGAPATLEQFRASIDRTAYALREEGNLRSPREWRKRSAAFGLPGLDLPEELGGSAWPPSKMLEVFIHAGRHNLNSRDVVGGAHVRPLLVSQDERVRGIVKQVARGEGYMAITMTEPHAGSDYYAIKSTARQVDGGYLLSGEKRYVARLEQATHVIIFTQPANGLKKGLSAFVLPIDAPGLERYSFEAHGLKGNSFGGLRFKDIRVENWQMLGGNGEGSRLFIEHFRCWRLMQVAAALGTAEQALEQMAERLTTREAYGGPIGRFTHLQQQLGQRTTELRMAKALAREAAEMLDRGDGEAADPLINGLKAEGVEIALAAVDAATRAFGAEGYSGNVDLGERLQDLNGLRIADGTTDVMRMDVVRRSYQNGKELWDLAVKRKP, translated from the coding sequence ATGCGGTTAAAGCTTTGCGGAGGTGTAGGCCTGCTACTAATCGCTTTGGCGTGCTTGCCTGCGAACGCCCAGACAGACCTGGGCGGCGGGAACAGTGAGGCGGCGCTTCTCTCGCTGCAGGACCGACAGCGACGCGGTGACGACGCGTTCGTCCTCCAAAGCGATCTGAATGCCGTAATACGGCAAGGCGGCGGCGGGGCATGTGCGAGCGCGGCGGCGATCGACGCGGTACAGGCGCTAAGACTCATGGCGGGGCTGGAGCCGATTGAGAACCCGCACCGGGCAGCACTGGAAGCATTTGCAGTTCAAGATGAGTTACTGAACGGCCGGGTGACAAACGAGCAGCTGATCAGGCTGCTGCAAGGCTACGCCAAGAAGCATTTGCGTGGCTGGGAGCTTCGCGTCGAAGTGGCGTCCACGCCGCATCGGCCTTTCTCACCTCAAGCGGAGCCATGGGCCACAGACGAGGCGCCAGACCTGACGCTTGAGCCCGGCACGCTCAAAATTGTCACCTACAACGTTACCACGAGCGAAGGTGAGTTGCTCGGTCGTCACTTCGTTCTGCTGAAGAGCGTCGATGGCGACACGCTCTACGCAGTCGATCCGCAAAGTCCGCTACGCAGCACAAGCTTCACCTTAGAGCCTCGCGACACTGGGAAGTGGGGTAATCGGATTTTCCTGATCCCACCGGCGAAGGCAAACGCGACCAGTACGAACGAACTCGACACCGTCTTCACGCTCTTGATGCGGAAGTCGGAAGCGACGGTAGGCGCCCCCGCTACGTTGGAACAATTCAGGGCGAGCATCGACCGAACCGCCTATGCGCTCCGTGAGGAGGGGAATCTCCGTTCGCCGCGTGAATGGCGAAAGCGGAGCGCCGCGTTCGGCCTCCCTGGGCTTGACCTGCCGGAAGAGCTGGGCGGCTCGGCATGGCCGCCCTCAAAAATGCTGGAAGTCTTTATCCACGCCGGACGGCACAACCTCAATTCTCGCGACGTGGTCGGCGGCGCTCACGTCCGCCCACTACTGGTAAGCCAGGACGAACGCGTACGCGGTATTGTGAAGCAGGTCGCCCGAGGCGAAGGCTACATGGCCATCACCATGACCGAGCCGCACGCGGGCAGCGACTACTACGCCATCAAGAGCACCGCCCGGCAAGTGGATGGCGGGTACCTGCTTTCCGGCGAGAAGCGTTACGTCGCAAGACTGGAGCAAGCGACCCACGTCATTATCTTCACGCAGCCGGCCAACGGTCTAAAGAAGGGGCTCAGCGCGTTCGTGCTGCCGATCGACGCCCCGGGCCTAGAGCGATACTCTTTCGAAGCCCACGGTCTGAAGGGCAACTCCTTCGGAGGATTGCGGTTCAAGGATATCCGCGTGGAGAACTGGCAAATGCTCGGGGGCAACGGAGAGGGCAGTCGCCTCTTCATTGAGCATTTCCGCTGCTGGCGGCTAATGCAGGTTGCCGCGGCCTTGGGAACTGCCGAGCAGGCGCTCGAACAGATGGCAGAGCGGCTCACGACCCGCGAAGCCTACGGAGGTCCCATAGGCCGCTTTACGCACCTTCAGCAGCAGCTCGGTCAGCGTACTACCGAGTTACGAATGGCTAAGGCGTTAGCCAGGGAAGCTGCAGAAATGCTCGACCGCGGCGATGGCGAAGCGGCCGATCCGCTGATCAACGGCCTGAAGGCTGAGGGCGTAGAGATCGCCTTAGCGGCAGTTGACGCGGCGACGCGAGCGTTCGGCGCGGAAGGCTACTCCGGCAACGTCGATCTCGGCGAAAGGTTACAGGACCTCAACGGCCTGCGGATTGCGGACGGAACGACGGATGTCATGCGAATGGACGTGGTGCGGCGGTCTTACCAAAACGGCAAGGAATTGTGGGACTTGGCGGTCAAGCGAAAGCCGTGA
- a CDS encoding AAA family ATPase, translating into MADWIDAGLKPSGVTDKDVDDARFQLTEIDPFTFFVNFNRGTSDDNRRSILSALKEAWGLRSDLPTDFDALPVMNPQNSWFMPYKKKREHNHVATLWRFYKHCQKIDSVEQMDTELFDACRQLLQVGVASLTMGMFWSRPDFWIAADSKNRSYARSLGVMSVPEDGKTYLAWLREVRDRSDKSTCEFSLQAHLNTLKGKASPEPNASVSPNADQADLSDDRVRSYWLLAPGEGARLWDNWYAEGIGAIGWNAMGDLRDYDSKEAMAEYLPKVLEDSGPVHVAQMLWAFSREMKPGDIVFAKHGLWKTCGWGIVTGDYEHDDSQEPYHNLRKIDWKSGVEKTMPTGVQLPLKTITRMTPKTKYLSQLAQQYGDVPGLESESIATEPPKPSPAKPTHAPYGMSDAMDDLFMSAELVETCVELLRRKKNLVLQGAPGTGKTFVAKRLAYLLMGEKDESRVQMVQFHQSLTYEDFVQGFKPSGEGHFKLEKGTFHNFVDAALAKPDMDFVFVIDEINRGNLSKVFGELMMLIEPDKRSSDFAIPLSYSSDRDATFYVPPNVHLIGTMNTADRSLSMVDYALRRRFTFVELDPGFGSDTFGQVLVRAGASPELISDVRERMKRLNEMIASDEANLGRGYRIGHSFFCRTDGEPTDEAWLRNVLSYEIKPLLEEYYCDDPKLLRLALEVLE; encoded by the coding sequence ATGGCGGACTGGATTGACGCCGGTCTCAAGCCATCGGGCGTCACTGACAAAGACGTCGATGACGCCCGGTTCCAGCTGACGGAGATCGACCCTTTTACGTTCTTCGTCAACTTCAATCGCGGCACCAGCGATGACAACCGGCGGTCGATCCTCTCGGCGCTGAAAGAAGCGTGGGGGCTGCGGTCCGATCTGCCGACCGACTTCGACGCCCTACCGGTCATGAACCCCCAGAACAGCTGGTTCATGCCCTACAAGAAGAAGCGTGAGCACAACCACGTGGCGACGCTCTGGCGGTTCTATAAGCACTGCCAAAAGATTGATTCTGTCGAGCAAATGGACACCGAGTTATTCGATGCCTGCCGCCAGCTCCTACAAGTCGGCGTCGCGTCGCTGACAATGGGGATGTTTTGGAGCCGTCCCGATTTCTGGATCGCCGCGGACAGCAAGAACCGTAGCTACGCGCGGTCGCTTGGCGTAATGAGTGTTCCCGAAGACGGAAAGACGTATCTCGCCTGGCTGCGTGAGGTGAGGGATCGATCGGACAAATCGACGTGCGAATTCTCCCTTCAGGCGCATCTCAACACGCTTAAAGGGAAGGCTTCTCCGGAACCCAACGCAAGCGTGTCACCGAACGCCGACCAGGCCGATCTTTCCGACGATAGGGTCCGCTCCTACTGGCTGCTGGCGCCGGGCGAGGGGGCAAGGCTCTGGGACAACTGGTACGCCGAGGGGATCGGGGCGATCGGCTGGAACGCGATGGGCGACCTTCGAGACTACGACTCAAAGGAGGCGATGGCCGAGTATCTCCCTAAGGTCCTCGAAGACTCAGGCCCAGTTCATGTGGCCCAAATGCTTTGGGCATTCTCCCGTGAGATGAAGCCAGGGGATATCGTTTTCGCTAAGCATGGCCTCTGGAAGACCTGCGGCTGGGGGATCGTCACCGGCGATTACGAGCACGACGACAGCCAGGAGCCTTACCACAACCTCCGAAAGATTGATTGGAAGAGCGGCGTCGAAAAGACGATGCCGACAGGGGTCCAGCTCCCGCTGAAGACGATCACGCGGATGACTCCCAAAACGAAGTACCTTAGCCAACTGGCCCAGCAGTACGGAGACGTGCCAGGGCTTGAGTCGGAAAGCATCGCCACTGAACCGCCAAAGCCATCGCCTGCAAAGCCTACGCACGCCCCCTACGGCATGTCCGACGCGATGGACGATTTGTTCATGAGCGCCGAGCTGGTGGAAACATGCGTCGAACTCCTCCGCCGCAAGAAGAACCTCGTCCTACAAGGCGCCCCAGGGACTGGAAAGACGTTCGTCGCCAAGCGTCTTGCGTACTTGCTGATGGGCGAGAAGGACGAGTCCCGCGTCCAAATGGTCCAGTTCCACCAGTCGCTGACTTATGAGGACTTTGTCCAGGGCTTCAAACCGAGCGGGGAGGGGCACTTCAAGCTGGAGAAGGGGACCTTTCATAACTTCGTCGACGCGGCGCTAGCGAAGCCCGACATGGATTTCGTCTTCGTCATCGACGAGATCAACCGCGGCAACCTCTCGAAGGTCTTCGGCGAGTTGATGATGCTGATCGAGCCCGACAAACGCTCGTCGGACTTCGCAATCCCGCTGAGCTACTCGTCGGACCGCGACGCCACGTTCTACGTCCCGCCGAATGTCCACCTGATCGGGACAATGAACACCGCGGACCGCTCGCTCTCGATGGTGGACTACGCGCTCAGGCGTCGGTTCACGTTCGTGGAACTCGACCCGGGGTTTGGATCGGATACCTTTGGGCAAGTTCTCGTAAGAGCCGGCGCGTCCCCCGAGCTGATCTCCGACGTTCGGGAGAGGATGAAGCGACTCAACGAGATGATCGCGTCGGACGAGGCGAACCTTGGCCGCGGCTACCGCATCGGCCATAGCTTCTTCTGCCGCACGGACGGAGAGCCTACCGACGAAGCATGGTTAAGGAATGTCCTCTCCTATGAGATTAAGCCTCTACTTGAAGAGTATTACTGCGACGATCCCAAACTTTTGAGGTTGGCGCTCGAGGTCCTCGAGTAA
- a CDS encoding tetratricopeptide repeat protein, which yields MPISVPESRKEAFAVLKGLYDKGQDAVISKSFEQLRACLGPDEPGLVFAYLAEINLGMRGSHFNRDRVLAGIQFIRASGSDDCCDVLYCLANAHSALGETEVAKKLYTDAIRKGGEEDSELLAQCWKNYGTALEKQGDLAEAKRCYENAIELTPDLLEARMALAYSERTSGNLEKALGHYDQVIWAVDDIDSIIATRGHRIEIYFKLGMMDKAYDDIAFILPHSERHPWILERCALQVYNYARTDDSSVPRAITFWQAYLKKRPTDRRAQKERLLCLAHSKMHGQPVSIDYDRFLKEVMEYLEPNDANAAHLWDRVGHWAQTDGDWQRAEEHYRKAYNLEPNRYGYCLGAALNHLDRFDEALPILQEQATKHQPEATSWFQVAVAQEGVGDTDGCIASYQKATELDPDYELAMFNLGGVCWNYGSRKKAIQLWTEAIEKWPSHPLSEKVRRMLSSAANGTL from the coding sequence ATGCCGATAAGCGTGCCAGAGTCACGAAAGGAAGCCTTTGCTGTGCTGAAAGGGCTATACGACAAAGGGCAAGACGCCGTCATATCCAAGTCATTTGAGCAATTGCGAGCTTGCCTGGGGCCGGACGAACCTGGGCTGGTCTTTGCCTATTTGGCCGAGATCAATCTCGGCATGCGCGGAAGCCACTTTAATCGTGATCGTGTTCTCGCCGGCATCCAGTTCATTAGAGCGTCGGGATCGGACGACTGCTGCGATGTGCTCTATTGCCTCGCGAATGCTCACAGCGCTTTGGGAGAAACCGAAGTCGCGAAAAAGCTGTATACGGACGCGATCCGAAAAGGTGGCGAAGAAGACTCTGAGTTGCTGGCGCAATGCTGGAAGAATTATGGAACCGCCCTAGAGAAGCAGGGAGACCTCGCCGAGGCCAAGCGATGCTACGAAAACGCGATTGAACTTACGCCTGATCTGCTAGAAGCCCGCATGGCGCTGGCCTATTCGGAACGCACTTCCGGCAACTTAGAGAAGGCTCTAGGCCACTACGATCAAGTGATATGGGCAGTCGATGACATTGATTCGATCATAGCGACGAGAGGACATCGTATCGAGATTTACTTCAAGCTTGGCATGATGGACAAGGCGTACGACGACATAGCGTTCATTCTGCCGCATAGTGAGAGACACCCTTGGATACTCGAACGGTGCGCGCTGCAAGTCTACAACTACGCCCGGACTGACGACTCATCGGTACCGCGGGCAATTACGTTCTGGCAAGCGTATCTAAAAAAGAGACCTACGGACAGGCGTGCTCAGAAGGAACGCTTGCTCTGCTTAGCGCATTCGAAAATGCATGGGCAACCGGTGTCGATCGACTACGATCGCTTCCTAAAAGAAGTGATGGAATACCTAGAACCCAATGACGCCAACGCTGCTCACCTGTGGGACCGCGTGGGCCATTGGGCTCAAACGGACGGCGATTGGCAAAGAGCCGAAGAGCACTACCGCAAAGCATACAACCTTGAGCCAAACCGTTATGGCTATTGCTTAGGAGCGGCCCTGAACCATCTAGATCGATTCGATGAAGCATTGCCTATCCTTCAAGAGCAGGCGACAAAGCACCAGCCGGAGGCGACGAGTTGGTTCCAAGTCGCCGTCGCTCAAGAAGGAGTTGGCGACACAGATGGCTGCATAGCTTCTTATCAGAAAGCTACCGAGTTAGACCCCGACTACGAGCTCGCGATGTTCAACCTCGGTGGCGTTTGCTGGAATTATGGATCAAGAAAGAAAGCGATTCAGTTGTGGACCGAAGCGATTGAGAAATGGCCTTCACATCCCTTGAGTGAGAAGGTCCGGAGAATGCTATCAAGTGCCGCAAACGGAACTCTATGA